A genomic window from Corvus moneduloides isolate bCorMon1 chromosome 11, bCorMon1.pri, whole genome shotgun sequence includes:
- the GNAI2 gene encoding guanine nucleotide-binding protein G(i) subunit alpha-2 has translation MGCTVSAEDKAAAERSRMIDKNLREDGEKAAREVKLLLLGAGESGKSTIVKQMKIIHEDGYSEEECRQYKAVVYSNTIQSIMAIIKAMGNLQIDFGDSSRADDARQLFALSSTAEEQGVMPEDLANVIRRLWADNGVQACFNRSREYQLNDSAAYYLNDLERIARADYIPTQQDVLRTRVKTTGIVETHFTFKDLHFKMFDVGGQRSERKKWIHCFEGVTAIIFCVALSAYDLVLAEDEEMNRMHESMKLFDSICNNKWFTDTSIILFLNKKDLFEEKIVHSSLTICFPEYTGANKYDEAASYIQSKFEDLNKRKDTKEIYTHFTCATDTKNVQFVFDAVTDVIIKNNLKDCGLF, from the exons atgggCTGCACCGTGAGCGCCGAGGACAAGGCGGCTGCCGAGCGCTCCCGCATGATCGACAAGAACCTGCGGGAGGACGGCGAGAAGGCGGCGCGGGaggtgaagctgctgctgctgg GTGCTGGTGAGTCTGGGAAGAGCACCATCGTCAAACAGATGAA GATCATCCATGAGGATGGCTACTCAGAGGAGGAGTGCCGGCAGTATAAAGCTGTGGTCTACAGCAACACCATCCAGTCCATCATGGCTATCATCAAGGCGATGGGGAACCTGCAGATTGACTTTGGAGACTCCTCCAGAGCG GATGATGCTCGACAGCTGTTTGCACTCTCCTCCACTGCTGAGGAGCAGGGCGTCATGCCGGAGGACCTGGCCAACGTCATCCGGAGGCTGTGGGCTGACAATGGGGTCCAGGCTTGTTTCAACCGCTCCCGGGAGTACCAGCTGAACGACTCTGCTGCCTA CTACCTGAATGACCTGGAGAGGATAGCCCGTGCTGACTACATCCCCACCCAGCAGGATGTGCTGCGCACCAGGGTGAAGACCACAGGCATTGTGGAAACCCACTTCACCTTTAAGGACCTGCACTTCAA GATGTTCGACGTGGGTGGCCAGCGCTCGGAACGGAAGAAGTGGATCCACTGCTTCGAGGGGGTGACAGCCATCATTTTCTGTGTGGCCCTGAGTGCCTATGACCTGGTGCTGGCTGAAGATGAGGAGATG AACCGGATGCATGAGAGCATGAAGCTGTTCGACAGCATCTGCAATAACAAGTGGTTCACAGACACGTCCATCATCCTCTTCCTCAACAAGAAGGACCTCTTTGAGGAGAAGATTGTGCACAGCTCCCTCACCATCTGCTTCCCCGAGTACACAG GGGCCAACAAGTACGATGAGGCAGCCAGCTACATCCAGAGCAAGTTTGAGGACCTGAACAAGCGAAAGGACACCAAGGAGATCTACACCCACTTCACCTGTGCCACGGACACCAAGAACGTGCAGTTCGTCTTTGATGCCGTCACTGACGTCATCATCAAAAACAACCTGAAGGACTGTGGTCTCTTCTGA
- the GNAT1 gene encoding guanine nucleotide-binding protein G(t) subunit alpha-1, translated as MGAGASAEEKHSRELEKKLKEDAEKDARTVKLLLLGAGESGKSTIVKQMKIIHQDGYSLEECLEFIAIIYSNTLQSMLAIVRAMTTLSIQYGDTARQDDARKLLHLSDTIEEGTMPKEMSEIIGRLWKDSGIQACFDRASEYQLNDSAGYYLSDLERLVTPGYVPTEQDVLRSRVKTTGIIETQFSFKDLNFRMFDVGGQRSERKKWIHCFEGVTCIIFIAALSAYDMVLVEDDEVNRMHESLHLFNSICNHRYFATTSIVLFLNKKDVFLEKIKKAHLSICFPDYDGPNTYDDAGNYIKLQFLELNMRRDVKEIYSHMTCATDTENVKFVFDAVTDIIIKENLKDCGLF; from the exons ATGGGAGCCGGGGCCAGTGCCGAGGAGAAGCATTCCCGAGAGCTGGAGAAGAAGCTCAAGGAAGATGCTGAGAAGGATGCCAGGACGGTcaagctgcttctgctgg GAGCAGGGGAGTCCGGGAAGAGCACCATCGTCAAGCAGATGAA GATCATCCACCAGGACGGTTACTCGCTGGAGGAATGCCTGGAGTTCATCGCCATCATCTACAGCAACACACTCCAGTCCATGCTGGCCATCGTGCGGGCCATGACCACCCTCAGCATCCAGTACGGGGACACGGCTCGCCAG GATGATGCCCGTAAGCTGCTGCACCTCTCGGACACCATCGAGGAAGGGACCATGCCCAAGGAGATGTCAGAAATCATCGGGCGGCTCTGGAAGGACTCAGGCATCCAAGCCTGCTTCGACCGCGCCTCCGAGTACCAGCTCAATGACTCTGCGGGCTA CTACCTGTCAGACCTGGAGCGCCTGGTGACCCCCGGCTACGTCCCCACAGAACAGGACGTGCTGCGTTCCCGTGTCAAGACAACCGGCATCATCGAGACCCAGTTCTCCTTCAAAGACCTCAATTTCAG GATGTTCGATGTGGGCGGACAGCGctcagagagaaagaagtggATCCACTGCTTTGAGGGGGTGACCTGCATCATCTTCATCGCGGCCCTCAGCGCCTACGACATGGTCCTGGTGGAGGATGATGAAGTG AACCGCATGCACGAGAGCCTGCACCTCTTCAACAGCATCTGCAACCACCGCTACTTCGCCACCACCTCCATCGTCCTCTTCCTCAACAAGAAGGACGTCTTCCTGGAGAAGATCAAGAAGGCCCATCTCAGCATCTGCTTCCCCGACTATGATG GTCCCAACACCTACGATGATGCGGGCAACTACATCAAGCTGCAGTTCCTGGAGCTGAACATGCGGCGGGACGTGAAGGAGATCTACTCCCACATGACCTGCGCCACCGATACCGAGAACGTCAAGTTCGTCTTCGACGCCGTCACTGACATCATCATCAAGGAGAACCTCAAGGACTGCGGGCTGTtctga